A region of the Candidatus Eisenbacteria bacterium genome:
GCGGAGCGCGCGTACCGAGCGGGCGCCGAGCGGATCGAGGCGGTGATCGAGAAGCTCCGGCGGCCGGTTCCGCCGCGGGAGAGCCCGCGGGGCGGCGGGCGGATCGACTACACGAGCACGCTCGACGAAAAGGCGTACTGCCGGAAGGTGCGGCGCATCCAGAAGTGGATCCGGGAGGGGGAGATCCTGCAGGCGGTCCTCGCGCAGCGCCTCGAGACGACCCTCCGTTCGGATCCGTTCGATGTGTACCGTGCGCTCCGAACGATCAATCCATCTCCTTATATGTACTACCTCGATCTTCAGGACCTCAAGATCATCGGCTCGTCCCCCGAGGTGCTCGTCCGGGAGCGGGACGGGAAGATCGAGGTGCGGCCGATCGCGGGGACGAGGCCGCGCGGCGCCGATCCGGCGGAAGAGGAGAGAGTCGCGCGCGAGCTTCTCGCCGACGAGAAGGAGCGGGCGGAGCACGTGATGCTCGTCGATCTCGGGCGGAACGACGTCGGGCGCGTGGCGGAGTTCGGAAGCGTCGCGACCGAGGAGTTCCAGGTGCTCGAGAAGTACTCGCACGTGATGCACATCGTCTCGCACGTGAGCGGGCGGCTCCGCGAGGGGCTCACCTCCTTCGACGTTCTTCGCGCGTGCTTCCCCGCGGGGACCGTGACCGGCGCGCCGAAGATCCGCGCGATGGAGCTGATCGAGGAGAGCGAGCCGGTCCGGCGCGGGGTGTACGGCGGAGCGGTCGGCTACTTCGGATACGCGAACCATATGGACATGTGCCTCGCGATCCGGACGATCGTCGTCGAGGGGACGCGGGCGCGGATCGGCGCGGGGGCGGGCATCGTCGCCGACTCGGTCCCCGAGCGGGAGTACCGGGAGACCCTCTCGAAGGCGGACGCCCTTCGAAAGGCGATCGAAACCGCGGCGCGCGGGCTCGAATAGGGGAGACGCGGCGTGATCCTCCTCATCGACAACTACGATTCCTTTACGTACAACCTCGTGCAGTACTTCGGCGAGATGGGGGAGCGGATCGAGGTCGTTCGAAACGACGCGATCGGCGTCGAGGCGATCCGCCGGAAGAAGCCCGATCACCTCGTGCTCTCCCCGGGACCCGGCGGGCCCGAGGACGCAGGGATCTCGGTCGAGGCGATCCGCCGTCTCGGAGGATCGATCCCGATCCTCGGCGTCTGCCTCGGGCACCAGTGCATCGGGGCGGCGTACGGGGCGGAGATCGGGCCGGCGAAGACGATCATGCACGGGAAGACCTCGCACATCATCCACGACGGGAAGGGGATCCTCCGCGGGATCGACAACCCGTTCGAGGCGACCCGCTACCACTCCCTCGTCGTCCGGAGAAAGAACCTTCCCGAATGCCTGGAGGTGATCGCCTGGACGGCCGACAAGGAGATCATGGGGCTCCAGCACCGGGAGCACCTCGTGTGGGGCATCCAGTTCCATCCGGAATCCATCCTCACGGTGCGGGGAAAGAGGATCCTCCGGAACTTCCTCGACATCGCATGAAACCCGGCGCGCACGCGAACGACCCGAACCATTCTCCTCTCCGGGAGGCGATCCGCGCCCTCGTGCAAGACCGCCGCGATCTCGGCGCCGAAACGATGCGCGAGACGATGCGCGCGATCATGGAGGGCCGGGGAACCGACGCGCAGATCGCGGCGTTTCTCGTGGGGCTCCGAATGAAGGGGGAGACGGTCGAGGAGATCCTCGGCGCCGCCGAGGCGATGCGCGCGAAGGCGCGGCGCCTGCGGACGATCCACGATCCGGTTCTCGACACGTGCGGCACCGGAGGGGACGGAGCGGGGACCTTTAATATCTCAACGATCACCGCGCTCGTCGCGGCGGGGGCGGGAGCGTGCGTCGCCAAGCACGGCAACTACTCGGTGTCGAGCCGGTGCGGAAGCGCGGATCTTCTCGAGGCGCTCGGCATCGACATCCGTCTATCCTATCCCGACGTCGAGCGCTGTCTCGACGAGGGGCGGATCGCCTTCCTCTTCGCGCCGCTCCTTCACGAGGCGATGAAGTTCGCGATCGCCCCGCGGCGCGAAATCGGCGTCCGTTCAATCTTCAACCTTCTCGGGCCGCTCACGAACCCCGCGGGCGCGAAGCGCCAGCTTCTCGGCGTGTACGGACCGGCGCTCACCGAGCCGATCGCGACGGTGCTCGCGCGTCTCGGGGCGGAGCGCGCGTGGGTCGTGTACAGCGAGGAGGGGACGGACGAGATCACGCTCGGGGGGCGAACGTTCGTCTCCGAGGTGGAAGGGGGGCGCGTGCGGAACCTCACGCTCTCCGCGCGGGACTTCGGGCTCGCCTCCGTTCCGGTCGATGCGATCCGCGGCGGGCCGCCGGAGACGAACGCGTCGATCGCCCTCTCGGTCCTCGCCGGGGAGCCGGGTCCGGCTCGCGAGACGATCCTCGCGAACACGGCGGCCGCGCTCCTCGTCTCCGGGACGGCCGGGACGCTCGCCGAGGGGATCGATCGGGCGATCGAGTCGATCGATTCGGGGGCGGCGCGCGGGCGGCTCGAGTTCCTTCGCTCGCGGGGCCGGGGCCCCGAACGGCTCCTCCCCGAAGGCTCGTAGAACGTGATCCTCGATACGATTCTCCGCCACAAGAGGGACGAGGTCTCGGAGAGGAAGAAGGCCCGGTCGTTCGCGTCGCTCCGGCGCGAGGCGGAAGAACGAACGGACGTTCGGCCGTTTCGAGAAGCGCTTCGGAGGGAACACCTCGCGCTCCTCGCCGAGATCAAGAAAGCGTCCCCGTCGGCGGGGGTGATCCGGGGGGTGGTTCACCCGGCGGAGATCGCGGCGGCGTACGAGGCGAACGGCGCGTCGGCGGTCTCGGTCGTGACCGACGCGCGCTTCTTCCAGGGATCGCTCGAGGCGCTTCGGGAGGCGCGCGCGGCGGTTCGGCTCCCCGTTCTCTGCAAGGAGTTCATCGTCGATCCGTACCAGATCGCCGAGGCGTCGGTCCACGGCGCGGACGCGTTTCTTCTTCTCGCGGGGCCGCTTCTGCGGGCGGAGCTCGCGGACCTTCTCGCCTTCGGGCGCGCGCTCGGCCTCGAGGCGCTCGTCGAGGTGCATTGCGGGAAGGACCTCGACGAGGCGCTCGCCGCGGGGGCGGAGACGATCGGCGTGAACAACCGGGACCTCGCGACCTTCCGCGTCGACCTTGGCGTCTCGCTCGCGCTCGCGCCCGCGATCCCGCCCGATGCGGTTCGCGTGAGCGAGAGCGGGATCCGGGGTCCGGAGGAAGCGCGGCTCCTCCGCGCGGCGGGGTTCGACGCGATCCTCGTGGGGGAACACCTGATGCGCGCCCCCTCGCCGGGGGATGCGGTCCGCCGCCTTCTGGAGGGGACCGAGTGGGGCTCGTGAAGATCTGCGGGCTCGCCCGCGAGGCGGATGTGGAGGCGGCCGCGGAGGCGGGGGCCGATCTCGCCGGGTTCGTCTTCGCTCCCAGCCCGAGGCGCCTGAGCGCGCGCCGAGCTTCGGTCCTTCGCGCGCGTCTCGAGGGGACGCCGGTCCGCGCGGTCGGGGTCTTCGTCGGCGGGACGCCGGAAGAGATCCGGCGGATCGCGGAGGAGGCCCGGCTCGATCTTGTTCAGCTCCAGTCGGAAGGACCGGAGGACGCGAGGGCGATCGGCCTCCCGGTGATCCGCGCGCTTCGGGTCAATGGGGACCGCTTGGTCGGCCGCGCGAACGACCCGTCCGCGGCGTGGTATCTTCTCGACGCGTTCGATCCGGAGAGAGGGGGCGGGACCGGGCGGGCGTTCGACTGGGAAGCGGCGCGCTCGCTCGCTCTTCCGCGCCCCTTCCTGCTCGCTGGGGGGCTCCGCCCGGAGAACGTCGGCGAGGCGATCGCGATCCTCCGTCCGGACGGCGTGGACGTCTCGAGCGGCGTGGAGGAGGCTCCCGGGCGGAAGAGCCGCGAGCAGATCCGGCGGTTCGTCCGCGCGGCGCGCGACGCGTGGGAGAAGATGGGAACATGACCAAGCGAGTGCCCGATCGGCGGGGATATTTTGGG
Encoded here:
- the trpE gene encoding anthranilate synthase component I gives rise to the protein MTIPSWAKFRELAGQGTLVPVYREILADLETPVSAFLKLMGEGSAFLLESVEVSERWARYSILGFDPEITVTVAEGTAVVARAGSAPRRFPAKDPIEPVEKALRGEVVVPCEGLPPFYGGAVGFLSYDAVRAFETLPVRARADRPVPDALFLFPRTLLVFDNLTHRVQVLTLVRAGKGRDAERAYRAGAERIEAVIEKLRRPVPPRESPRGGGRIDYTSTLDEKAYCRKVRRIQKWIREGEILQAVLAQRLETTLRSDPFDVYRALRTINPSPYMYYLDLQDLKIIGSSPEVLVRERDGKIEVRPIAGTRPRGADPAEEERVARELLADEKERAEHVMLVDLGRNDVGRVAEFGSVATEEFQVLEKYSHVMHIVSHVSGRLREGLTSFDVLRACFPAGTVTGAPKIRAMELIEESEPVRRGVYGGAVGYFGYANHMDMCLAIRTIVVEGTRARIGAGAGIVADSVPEREYRETLSKADALRKAIETAARGLE
- a CDS encoding aminodeoxychorismate/anthranilate synthase component II; the protein is MILLIDNYDSFTYNLVQYFGEMGERIEVVRNDAIGVEAIRRKKPDHLVLSPGPGGPEDAGISVEAIRRLGGSIPILGVCLGHQCIGAAYGAEIGPAKTIMHGKTSHIIHDGKGILRGIDNPFEATRYHSLVVRRKNLPECLEVIAWTADKEIMGLQHREHLVWGIQFHPESILTVRGKRILRNFLDIA
- the trpD gene encoding anthranilate phosphoribosyltransferase — translated: MKPGAHANDPNHSPLREAIRALVQDRRDLGAETMRETMRAIMEGRGTDAQIAAFLVGLRMKGETVEEILGAAEAMRAKARRLRTIHDPVLDTCGTGGDGAGTFNISTITALVAAGAGACVAKHGNYSVSSRCGSADLLEALGIDIRLSYPDVERCLDEGRIAFLFAPLLHEAMKFAIAPRREIGVRSIFNLLGPLTNPAGAKRQLLGVYGPALTEPIATVLARLGAERAWVVYSEEGTDEITLGGRTFVSEVEGGRVRNLTLSARDFGLASVPVDAIRGGPPETNASIALSVLAGEPGPARETILANTAAALLVSGTAGTLAEGIDRAIESIDSGAARGRLEFLRSRGRGPERLLPEGS
- the trpC gene encoding indole-3-glycerol phosphate synthase TrpC, yielding MILDTILRHKRDEVSERKKARSFASLRREAEERTDVRPFREALRREHLALLAEIKKASPSAGVIRGVVHPAEIAAAYEANGASAVSVVTDARFFQGSLEALREARAAVRLPVLCKEFIVDPYQIAEASVHGADAFLLLAGPLLRAELADLLAFGRALGLEALVEVHCGKDLDEALAAGAETIGVNNRDLATFRVDLGVSLALAPAIPPDAVRVSESGIRGPEEARLLRAAGFDAILVGEHLMRAPSPGDAVRRLLEGTEWGS
- a CDS encoding phosphoribosylanthranilate isomerase — translated: MGLVKICGLAREADVEAAAEAGADLAGFVFAPSPRRLSARRASVLRARLEGTPVRAVGVFVGGTPEEIRRIAEEARLDLVQLQSEGPEDARAIGLPVIRALRVNGDRLVGRANDPSAAWYLLDAFDPERGGGTGRAFDWEAARSLALPRPFLLAGGLRPENVGEAIAILRPDGVDVSSGVEEAPGRKSREQIRRFVRAARDAWEKMGT